In Carya illinoinensis cultivar Pawnee chromosome 7, C.illinoinensisPawnee_v1, whole genome shotgun sequence, the following are encoded in one genomic region:
- the LOC122317132 gene encoding phosphate transporter PHO1 homolog 3-like: protein MKFGKEFAAQMVPEWQEAYMDYGKLKTLLKDILRFKQRNRPPTTPASLKRKLTLYRAFSGLTQRYNHYPTSPSTTRDDDHDIESQAILVNSVNRDGLQSYHTTFLMSSDEGGEYELVYFRRLDDEFNKVGKFYRSKVQEVMKEADMLNKQMDAFIAFRIKVENPQGWFDRSVEMTRLASDVAASAAALSASTPRGARASGRLVMSMDVIEEGVSNSHGQSDESSDQEKDEEETIDVVNQKVQERGPNNIRASRPAPLEVLNRVKINNTLETPRSTIKSFLHYPMQTELNFSRKNLRKVEEKLKRAVIEFYQKLRLLKSFSFLNTLAFSKIMKKYDKITSRDASKSYMKMVDSSFLGSSDEVTKLMERTEAAFIKHFSNSNRTKGMNNLRPTAKRERHRTTFSMGFFAGCTAALILALILIIRARNIMKQEGATEYMENMFPLYSLFGFIVLHMLMYAANIYFWRRYRVNYSFIFGFKQGTELGHRQVLLLGFGLAALALASVLSNLDMQMDPKTKDYKAFTELLPLNLVLLVVIILFFPFNILYRSSRFFFLTRLFHCICAPLYKVTLPDFFLADQFTSQVQALRSLEFYICYYGWGDYKHRQNTCKDSGVFKTFCFIVAVIPYLSRLLQCLRRLYEEKDAMQGYNGLKYFLTIVAVSMRTAYGLNKGLGWKTLAWIFSSIAAIFSTYWDLVFDWGLLQRQSKNRWLRDKLLVPHKSVYFGAMVLNVVLRFAWFQTVLGLQVSFLHRESLITIVASLEIIRRGIWNFFRLENEHLNNVGKYRAFKSVPLPFNYDDNEDKDD from the exons atGAAATTCGGAAAGGAATTCGCGGCACAGATGGTGCCCGAATGGCAAGAAGCATACATGGATTATGGTAAACTCAAAACCTTGTTGAAAGACATCCTACGCTTCAAGCAAAGAAACCGGCCACCAACCACCCCGGCCAGCCTAAAGCGAAAGCTCACACTTTACAGAGCTTTTAGCGGCCTTACACAAAGATACAACCACTACCCCACAAGCCCATCCACTACTCGCGATGATGATCATGACATTGAAAGCCAAGCCATTCTTGTAAATTCAGTGAACCGGGATGGCTTACAAAGCTATCACACTACGTTTCTAATGTCCTCCGACGAAGGGGGAGAGTACGAGTTGGTTTACTTCAGGAGGCTCGACGATGAATTCAATAAAGTGGGTAAGTTTTACAGGTCTAAGGTGCAGGAGGTGATGAAGGAAGCGGATATGTTGAATAAGCAAATGGATGCTTTCATTGCTTTTCGAATAAAAGTGGAGAATCCTCAAGGATGGTTTGATAGATCAGTTGAGATGACTCGTCTTGCTTCAGATGTTGCAGCTTCTGCAGCTGCATTATCGGCTTCAACACCGAGAGGGGCCAGAGCAAGTG GAAGACTTGTCATGTCGATGGATGTGATTGAAGAGGGGGTATCGAATAGCCATGGACAATCAGATGAATCAAGTGATCAGGAAAAAGATGAGGAGGAGACCATTGATGTTGTCAATCAAAAGGTTCAAGAACGGGGGCCGAACAACATCAGGGCCAGTAGACCAGCTCCTCTGGAAGTACTTAATCGTGTGAAAATAAACAACACCCTGGAGACTCCTCGCTCCACCATTAAGAGCTTCCTCCATTATCCTATGCAGACGGAGCTAAATTTCAGCAGGAAAAATCTTAggaaagttgaagaaaaactGAAGCGGGCTGTTATTGAATTTTACCAGAAGCTTCGGCTTCTCAAAAGCTTCAG TTTCTTGAATACACTCGCGTTTTCAAAGATCATGAAGAAATATGATAAG ATTACTTCAAGGGATGCATCAAAATCCTACATGAAGATGGTGGATAGCTCCTTCCTCGGAAGCTCTGATGAG GTTACCAAACTTATGGAGAGGACTGAAGCCGCATTCATCAAGCATTTCTCCAACTCTAACCGCACTAAAGGCATGAACAACTTAAGACCCACGGCAAAGAGAGAAAGACATAGGACTACATTTTCCATGG GTTTTTTTGCTGGCTGTACGGCAGCTCTGATATTAGctcttattttaattatacGCGCTCGTAATATCATGAAACAGGAAGGGGCAACAGAGTATATGGAGAACATGTTTCCCCTGTACAG TTTGTTTGGCTTCATAGTTCTGCACATGTTAATGTATGCTGCCAACATATACTTCTGGAGGCGGTACCGAGTCAACTATTCCTTCATATTCGGCTTCAAGCAAGGAACCGAGTTGGGCCACCGACAAGTTCTCCTCCTCGGCTTTGGTCTTGCAGCACTAGCACTAGCTAGTGTCCTCTCAAACCTTGACATGCAAATGGACCCAAAAACGAAAGATTATAAAGCATTCACAGAACTTCTGCCTCTCAACTTGGTTCTT CTTGTAGTTATCATATTATTCTTTCCATTCAACATACTGTACCGTTCAAGTCGTTTCTTCTTCCTCACACGTCTCTTTCATTGTATCTGTGCTCCTTTGTACAAG GTCACGCTCCCAGATTTCTTCTTGGCAGATCAGTTTACTAGCCAAGTGCAAGCCTTGAGAAGTTTGGAGTTCTACATATGCTACTACGGTTGGGGAGACTATAAGCACAGACAAAACACTTGCAAAGACAGTGGCGTATTCAAGACTTTCTGCTTCATTGTTGCAGTGATTCCATACTTGTCTCGACTCCTTCAG TGCCTCCGTCGTTTATATGAAGAGAAAGATGCTATGCAAGGATACAACGGACTGAAGTATTTTCTGACAATTGTGGCTGTTAGCATGAGAACAGCTTACGGTCTCAATAAGGGATTGGGTTGGAAGACGCTAGCATGGATTTTCTCATCCATTGCAGCAATTTTCAGTACCTATTGGGACCTTGTCTTCGACTGGGGACTCCTGCAACGGCAATCTAAGAACCGATGGCTGAGAGACAAGCTTCTGGTCCCTCACAAAAGTGTATATTTTGGAGCCATG GTGTTGAATGTCGTCCTCAGGTTTGCTTGGTTCCAAACAGTTTTGGGTTTGCAAGTGTCTTTCTTACATAGAGAATCTTTAATCACCATTGTAGCCAGCCTAGAAATCATTCGTCGTGGGATTTGGAATTTCTTCAG GTTGGAGAATGAGCATTTGAACAATGTTGGCAAGTACCGTGCATTCAAGTCTGTTCCCCTACCCTTCAACTATGATGACAACGAAGACAAGGATGACTAG